ACTGTTTAGCTTCGCCGAAAGCGCGGAACAAAACGGTTTTCAGGTAATTATTGCTGGTGCCGGTGGCGCGGCGCATCTGCCGGGCATGATCGCGGCGAAAACACTGGTGCCGGTGCTGGGTGTGCCGGTACAAAGCGCTGCGTTAAGCGGTGTGGACAGCCTCTATTCTATCGTGCAGATGCCGCGTGGCATCCCAGTGGGGACGCTGGCGATTGGCAAAGCCGGTGCGGCCAACGCCGCGCTGCTGGCCGCACAGATCCTGGCGCAGCATGATGCGCAACTGCACCAGCGTCTGGCGGACTGGCGCAAATCTCAAACCGATGAGGTGCTGGATAATCCGGATCCGAGAGGCGCGGAATGAAACAGGTTTGTGTATTAGGCAATGGTCAGCTTGGCCGGATGTTGCGCCAGGCCGGTGAACCGCTCAGCATTGCGGTCTGGCCTGTCGGGCTGGACGACGCCCCGGAAGCCGTTCCCTTTCAGCAAAGTGTAATCACCGCCGAAATCGAACGCTGGCCGGAAACGGCGTTAACGCGCGAACTGGCGCGCCACCCGGCGTTTGTTAACCGCGATGTGTTTCCGATCATTGCCGATCGCCTGACGCAAAAACAGTTATTCGACAAACTCGAACTGGCTACCGCGCCGTGGCAGTTACTGGCGGATAAAAGTGAATGGCCTGCCGTGTTTTCCCGCCTGGGGGAACTGGCGATTGTTAAGCGCCGCGTGGGGGGCTATGACGGTCGCGGGCAGTGGCGTTTACGCGCAGACGAAACGGATCAGTTGCCGGATGACTGCTACGGCGAGTGCATTGTTGAACAGGGCATCAATTTTTCCGGTGAAGTGTCGCTGGTCGGCGCGCGCGCGCGTGATGGCAGCACCGTTTTCTACCCGCTGACGCACAATCTGCATCAGGATGGCATTTTGCGTACCAGCGTGGTTTTCCCGCAGGCTAATGCCGCCCAGCAACAGCAGGCGGAAAACATGCTTTCTGCCATCATGCATGAGCTGAACTACGTCGGCGTGATGGCGATGGAGTGCTTCGTCACGCCGGGCGGGTTACTGATTAACGAACTGGCGCCGCGCGTGCATAACAGCGGCCACTGGACGCAGAATGGCGCGTCTATCAGCCAGTTTGAACTGCATCTGCGTGCGGTGGTGGATCTGCCGTTGCCACCGCCAGTGGTTAACAGCCCGTCGGTGATGATCAACCTGATTGGCAGCGACCTGAACTACGACTGGTTAAAGCTGCCGCTGGTGCACCTGCACTGGTATGACAAAGAGGTGCGTCCGGGGCGCAAAGTGGGTCATTTGAACCTGAACGATGATGACACCGCCCGTCTGAGCGCCACGCTGGAAGCGCTGGTGCCGCTGTTGCCGCCGGAGTACGCGAGCGGCATTGCCTGGGCGCAGTCAAAACTGCAGTAATCTCCCGCCGGGGAATTGATCTCCCCTGTTCGGGGCGTAAAATCTGCACGCTGGTGGGGTTACCACCAGCGTTTTGCAGAAGGAAGCCCAATGAACGACGCCACGGATTATCTCGCCCTCCTGCGGGATGAAACGCCGCTTATTGATGTTCGCGCACCGGTTGAGTTCGCCAAAGGTGCCATGCCCGCCGCCATCAATCTGCCCTTAATGAACGACCGCGAACGTGCGGCTGTGGGCACCTGCTATAAACGCGAAGGGGCAGAAGCCGCGCTTCGCCTGGGGCATAAACTGGTCAATGGCGAAACCCGCGAACAACGCATCGAAGCATGGCGGCAAGCCTGCGCGCAATATCCGCAGGGTTACCTTTGTTGCGCCCGTGGCGGGCAGCGTTCACATATCGTTCAGCAATGGTTACGTGAACGCCAGATTCACTATCCGCTGGTGATCGGCGGTTATAAAGCGCTGCGCCAGTCCGCGATAGAAGCCACACAACAACAGATGCAACGCCCGGCGCTGCTGGTGGGTGGCTGCACCGGGAGTGGCAAAACGTTGCTGGTGCGTTCGCAGCGTAACGGCATCGATCTTGAAGGCCTCGCCCGACATCGCGGTTCCTCGTTTGGCCGGACGTTACAACCGCAGCGT
This genomic interval from Kosakonia sacchari SP1 contains the following:
- the purE gene encoding 5-(carboxyamino)imidazole ribonucleotide mutase, which encodes MSSSNQPARIAIVMGSKSDWATMQFAAEILDTLNVPHHVEIVSAHRTPDKLFSFAESAEQNGFQVIIAGAGGAAHLPGMIAAKTLVPVLGVPVQSAALSGVDSLYSIVQMPRGIPVGTLAIGKAGAANAALLAAQILAQHDAQLHQRLADWRKSQTDEVLDNPDPRGAE
- the purK gene encoding 5-(carboxyamino)imidazole ribonucleotide synthase; translation: MKQVCVLGNGQLGRMLRQAGEPLSIAVWPVGLDDAPEAVPFQQSVITAEIERWPETALTRELARHPAFVNRDVFPIIADRLTQKQLFDKLELATAPWQLLADKSEWPAVFSRLGELAIVKRRVGGYDGRGQWRLRADETDQLPDDCYGECIVEQGINFSGEVSLVGARARDGSTVFYPLTHNLHQDGILRTSVVFPQANAAQQQQAENMLSAIMHELNYVGVMAMECFVTPGGLLINELAPRVHNSGHWTQNGASISQFELHLRAVVDLPLPPPVVNSPSVMINLIGSDLNYDWLKLPLVHLHWYDKEVRPGRKVGHLNLNDDDTARLSATLEALVPLLPPEYASGIAWAQSKLQ
- the mnmH gene encoding tRNA 2-selenouridine(34) synthase MnmH, with the translated sequence MNDATDYLALLRDETPLIDVRAPVEFAKGAMPAAINLPLMNDRERAAVGTCYKREGAEAALRLGHKLVNGETREQRIEAWRQACAQYPQGYLCCARGGQRSHIVQQWLRERQIHYPLVIGGYKALRQSAIEATQQQMQRPALLVGGCTGSGKTLLVRSQRNGIDLEGLARHRGSSFGRTLQPQRSQASFENQLAAALLKVTPAFWLLEDESAAIGANHLPEVVRARMAQSPLVVVDDPFAQRLERLRVDYFVAMHAAFITRDGEEEGWRQYAEYLRHGLFAIRRRLGLQRYAELTRHLENALGQQQRSGSTEGHFAWLVPLLEEYYDPMYRYQLEKRAKAIRFRGTFTEVAAWLTAHNP